DNA from Candidatus Methylomirabilis limnetica:
TGAAAGCTGAACCGGGTTGCCGTCGTGCCTGAACTGCCCGATTGAACTGGCTCCGGCCGTAGTTTAAGCCGCCTACCAGCGCCTTAATCTCGCCGGTCCTGGCGTCGAGGGCGATAAGCGCCCCCTCCGGCACCGCGCCTCCACTCTCCTTTTGTCCGTCCTTGCGCTTGACGATCTCCGCAATACCACGGCTGATCGCCTTGACCGCTGCCCGCTGCATGCCGGCATTCAAGGTGGTGTATATTTTCAGCCCCCCCTGTCGGACGAGGATCGGGCCCAAGCGCACATCAAGCTGCTGTCGAACATAATCGACGAACCAGGGCGCTATTCCCTTCGATCGAAACATCGGATTAACCGAAATAGGCGTGAGGTCAGCCCGTCGGGCCTGGGCCTGTTTAAGCACACCCGTTGCCACCATCCGGTCCAACACGTACTTCCGGCGCGCCTTGGCGCGCTTGACATCGATCAGCGGCGAGTACCTACCGGGCGCTCGAGGGAGTCCAGCGAGAAGCGCGGCTTCAGGAAGGGTGAGATCGGTAACGCTCTTACTGAAATAGGTCCTGGCGGCGGCTTCGACCCCATACGCCCCGTGGCCGAAGTAGATGGAATTCAGGTACATCTCCAGGATCTGGTCTTTTGTGTAGGATTGCTCGATCTCCCTGGCAAGCCCTAATTCTTTCACCTTCCGCCCGATGGTCCGCTCGTGGCTCAAGAACAGGGTCTTGGCGAGTTGCTGCGTGATGGTGCTGCCCCCTTCCTTCACGGAAGCGGACATGAGATTTCTTACGGCTGCTCTCGCGATGCCTTTCAGGTCAAGCGCCCCATGCTCATAAAAGCGGGCGTCCTCAGCGGCGATGATAGCCTGTCGCAACTTCAGGGAAATCCGGGAGAGCGGGACAAAGGCCCGGTATTCCGGAACGATGGGACCCAATACCCTTCCTTCATCATCGTAGAGGATGCTTGGCTCGCCGGGCTGGAAGATCGGGAGCTGCAACAGGTGAGGCAGATCCTCGACTTGCGCCAAAGGCGCCCCCCATGCGGCCGTGCCGAGAGACATGAGAATGAACAGCGTCGCGGTCGCTGCCCGCCATCTTGTCCTGCGGTCACGCTCTTGCCGTAAGGAAACTGGTATCACCCCCCTACCAGGCACACCGTGAATTAAAGAAGACATTCGTGGTCCTGAGAACCCGCCTTTCCGGACTCGTTCACCTTTTCGCTGCACATGGTTATACTCTTAGGCTTTTGTTAATTCTCGTCGCGGGTCGATACCCCGCGGCTTGCCGCGAGTTCGTCATACCGGCGGACCCCGGATCGGAGTCCGGGGCAGGCACCGGTATCAAGCGGGCCCGACTGGATTCCCCCGTATCAAGTACGGGGCAGGCTCGTCAAGTACGGAATGACGGGCCAGAACAGAAGACGATACCCCGTAGCTTGCTGCGGGGTAGTTCATTTTGTCCAGCCTGCTGATGGCCACGGGGATTCCGTGGCCCATACTGTTCGCATGGTTGCACGCAGGAAGCCACCTGAATCCATCCATATATCTCCCGCCAAACCTTGCCATACTATATCATGGAATGGCGATCCCTTGAGGAGATCCATTGGGCGCTATTTGCTCATTGACATAGACCAGTCGTCACGATACACGTGTACGCGAGGCCACATCGGACCGATGCGTGAACCCTGCACCACCCAACATGAAACGCCTGCGGCTCTCCTTCGAACAGTCCGGAGCGGGACAGGCCCAACACAAGAGGCGATTTCTCATGGAGCAGACATGGTGAAGAAGGCGCATGCGTTAGCAGAACAGGCGTGGAAGACCCTCTCCAGCCGGCCGATCTACCAGAACAGATGGCTCTCCCTCTGCGAAGATCTCGTCGAACTCCCTGACGGACGGACTACGATCTACGGTGTGGTGACAAGTGGCGAGTGTGCCGGCATTCTGCCCTTCCTCGACAGCCACACGGTCCTGCTAGTGAAGCAGTATCGGTACGTTGCGAAGCGGGTCACATGGGAGATGCCGACAGGTGGGGTCCATGAGGGCGAATCGATCGAGGCTGCGGCCCAGCGAGAGCTGAGTGAAGAGATCGGGTATCAGGCGGGAAGGCTCACCAGGATCAGCACCTATCACACGAGCAAGAGCGTGATGGACGAGACGGCCCACCTCTTCATCGGGGAGGAGTTGGCCAGCCTGGAGCGGCCTCCGGACGAGACGGAGTTCATCGAGGTCCGCGCCTTCCCCTTCACCGATGCCCTCCAGATGGTCCTACAGGGTGAAATCGTCGACGGGATGACGATCATCGCCATGCTCCACGCCGCCCGCCTGAGGGGCTCTAGTGTCGACTGAACCATATGAGGCTATGTAGCATCTAAGAGGACAGAGAATATAGACGCAACCTTGAAAGCCGAGTGGTGTCGGGTTACGCTGCGCTAACCCGACCTACGGCTACGGCTAAATGCTGATATAATAGCTGTAGACACAACCCAGATAACGGAGCGTTCGCGATGACTCGAAAGATCGCA
Protein-coding regions in this window:
- a CDS encoding penicillin-binding protein 1A, with product MAQVEDLPHLLQLPIFQPGEPSILYDDEGRVLGPIVPEYRAFVPLSRISLKLRQAIIAAEDARFYEHGALDLKGIARAAVRNLMSASVKEGGSTITQQLAKTLFLSHERTIGRKVKELGLAREIEQSYTKDQILEMYLNSIYFGHGAYGVEAAARTYFSKSVTDLTLPEAALLAGLPRAPGRYSPLIDVKRAKARRKYVLDRMVATGVLKQAQARRADLTPISVNPMFRSKGIAPWFVDYVRQQLDVRLGPILVRQGGLKIYTTLNAGMQRAAVKAISRGIAEIVKRKDGQKESGGAVPEGALIALDARTGEIKALVGGLNYGRSQFNRAVQARRQPGSAFKPLVYAAAFERGLTAATIFDDAPISFEINTGKRSETWAPENVDRKYRGPVTLRRALEESINVPTIRLIAAIGVDPVIDLAHRLGITSELRREYAMALGVSEVSLLELMSAYQAFANRGILSPPFAVRRVVGPGEIVLEEQFPQPQQVMREEVAFVLTSVLEGVVERGTGRAAKRVGRPVAAKTGTTQAAEDLWFLGYTPSVVAGIWLGYDQRRSIGSHETAGKVAAPIWADFMRQSLGDSPVEPFLPPDGVYQTLVNRRTGQQTSSTDPEAIEEYFIRGQEGL
- a CDS encoding NUDIX domain-containing protein — translated: MVKKAHALAEQAWKTLSSRPIYQNRWLSLCEDLVELPDGRTTIYGVVTSGECAGILPFLDSHTVLLVKQYRYVAKRVTWEMPTGGVHEGESIEAAAQRELSEEIGYQAGRLTRISTYHTSKSVMDETAHLFIGEELASLERPPDETEFIEVRAFPFTDALQMVLQGEIVDGMTIIAMLHAARLRGSSVD